CTCAGGAGAAACTGGCCAGCACCGACGCCACGCCGGCGGACGTCCACGCCCCCGGCGCCTGATGCCTTGCCCCACCGCAGGGTGGGGCAAGGGTTATAGGGTGAGCATAATCTTGCCGATGTGCGCGCTGGATTCCATCAGCCGGTGCGCTTCGTCCGCCTGCGCCAGCGGGAAGGTCTGAAAGATTTGCGGTTTGATGGCGCCGCGCTCCAGCAGCGGCCAGACTTTTTGCTGCAGGTCGGCGGCGATTTGTGCTTTATCCTGCACGCTGCGCGCGCGTAAGGTGGAGCCGGTATGCGTCAGGCGCTTCAGCAGCAGCGGCATCAGGTTGAGCTCTTTCACCACGCCGTTTTGGGTGCCGATTTGCACAATGCGCCCCTCCATCGCCGCTGCCTGATAGTTTTTCGCCAGGTACTCTCCGGCGATCAGATCGACAATCACATTGGCGCCCTTACCGTTGGTCGCTTTCATCGTCTGTTCGACGAAGTCTTCCGTGCGGTAGTTGATCGCCGCATCGGCGCCGAGCGCCAGGCTGGCGGCGCGTTTTTCTTCTGAACCGACGGTGGTGATCACATGGGCGCAAAACGCCTTGGCCAGCAGGGTGGCGACCGTGCCGATCCCGGAAGTGCCGCCGTGGATCAGAACGGTTTCACCGGCCTGCAGGTGACCGCGCTGAAAGACGTTCACCCAGACGGTGAAGAAGGTTTCCGGAATGGCGGCGGCTTCTGTCATGCTGAAGCCTTTGGGAACCGGCAGTGTGTTGCTTTCATGCACCTTGCAGTATTCGGCGTAGCCGCCGCCGGCGATCAGGGCACAAACGCTGTCACCGACGTGATAGTGCTGGACGCCTGTGCCGACGGCGACCACCTCCCCGGCGATCTCCAGCCCCGGGATATCGGATGCGCCCGGCGGTGGCGCATAGTGTCCGCGCCGCTGCAGTACGTCCGGACGGTTAACCCCTGCGGCGGCGACCTTGACCAAAATTTCTCCCTGCGCCAGTTCTGGCAGCGGGCGCACGGCGGGCTGCAGCATTTCCGGGCCGCCGGCGGCGGTAATCTCAATAACGCGCATCTGCTCGGGCAGGTGTGTGACGGTCATGCGGTTCTCCTTATTGAATGAGGCGATGCTACTCTCAGTGTAGATAAGCGTTGCGGGACAGCATGATGAGAATGTTACAGCAAGCCGATGCGGAGGATGTAGAAGAAAGGGCGCTTGACGGTCAGAAAGCAGTAAAGCGCCGCCGGAAGCGGCGTAGGATTAATCATTAGGAGGAATGCGAAATCCTTTCAATGAAACAACGAAGTGCTCTTTTCCCTTGGTAATTTTGGCGCCGCGATCGCACCATAAACTGGCGAGCTGAAAGAAATCATCGCTGCCGATATCGTACGCCAGCTCAATTTTTTTCGCCGTGCCGGAACGGATAAGTGTTTCCGCCTGCTGATGGTTAACTGCTTTTATTGTAGCCATAGACGATCCCTGGAATAAACCGATAAGGATAGGGCGCTTATTATCATATGGCTTTATTGTGACGGCAGTGTGACGTTAATGTTACGGCATGGCGGAAGGACAAGCCGGGCCTTTCCCCGGCAAGGTATCGCTTAGCGGTCGTTTGGACGCACCAAACTGCTTTTTTTGACGCCTTTGAAGTGTTTATACATCGCAAAACCTGCGATGCCGGCCAAACCGGCCAAAAGTAATAAGTATTCAGTCGCCATAACATGACCTCGGTAAAATGCCCTGGAAGGGGCATATTTGTGACGGAAGTCACGTTGAACGGCAATGAGAAGATTCCTGAAGCGCGGATCCGGAACGCAGAGATAAAAAAAGCGCCTATAGGGAGGCGCATAAAAATTTACAACACAGCTTGTAGTGTCCATCACCAGGAGGCGTGGTGAACATACCGGTATCTTATGGCCTTGGACAGTAAGAGGATATAGGGATAACTCCGAAAGCCGTCGCGGGGAGGAGATAGGTAAAAATAACGCGCTGTGAGCTAAAAACACGCATAAGGCGTAAAAACTGAACAAATGACGGACTTTAACGCCGCCGATGACGAAAAGGGTTGCTATTAAACGCCCGTCGTGCGTTAATGCAGGCGGCCTGTTGGTACAGACCTATTTATGCACGACATTTTGAGTAAAGTAGTTCAAATCTAGAGCGTTATCCCTGATAACCTTCTTTGACGAATTTCCTTTCCGGTGCCTCCATAAGTAACTGATAACCGGCTATTTAACGCTGCCGATGGCGGCTAACATATTTTATTAAAGGAAATCGACATGTCCAACATGATCAAAGGTCAAGTGAAGTGGTTCAACGAGTCTAAAGGTTTTGGTTTCATCACTCCTGCAGACGGCAGCAAAGACGTGTTCGTACACTTCTCTGCAATCCAGGGTAACGGCTTCAAAACT
The nucleotide sequence above comes from Serratia rhizosphaerae. Encoded proteins:
- a CDS encoding NAD(P)H-quinone oxidoreductase — encoded protein: MTVTHLPEQMRVIEITAAGGPEMLQPAVRPLPELAQGEILVKVAAAGVNRPDVLQRRGHYAPPPGASDIPGLEIAGEVVAVGTGVQHYHVGDSVCALIAGGGYAEYCKVHESNTLPVPKGFSMTEAAAIPETFFTVWVNVFQRGHLQAGETVLIHGGTSGIGTVATLLAKAFCAHVITTVGSEEKRAASLALGADAAINYRTEDFVEQTMKATNGKGANVIVDLIAGEYLAKNYQAAAMEGRIVQIGTQNGVVKELNLMPLLLKRLTHTGSTLRARSVQDKAQIAADLQQKVWPLLERGAIKPQIFQTFPLAQADEAHRLMESSAHIGKIMLTL
- the cspE gene encoding transcription antiterminator/RNA stability regulator CspE, encoding MSNMIKGQVKWFNESKGFGFITPADGSKDVFVHFSAIQGNGFKTLAEGQDVQFSIENGAKGPSAANVTAI